From Oryza sativa Japonica Group chromosome 4, ASM3414082v1, one genomic window encodes:
- the LOC136356039 gene encoding basal body protein 10-like, whose protein sequence is MATSEAAHDETAGASLGPTPSGDAQATTSGAAGDEAAGASLGPTPSGDAQAQPGPEDIPASGTSIGGPSRAASSPRRLFPTPSAALLSAEPLLQALAAANTTVLDGLSAQVEALQAERAELDAAWARVEEGRRSVEAMVEVGRKAHRRHVSELETRKQVLAEIAKEVEEERGAALIATTVMNEAQDTLRLQYGSWEAELGKKLDAAQGVLDAAAAREQRAAETEAASRRREEALEARAMALEERACVVERDLADREAAVTIREATLAAHEAACAEEELALRLREDALTERERALEGAEAAAQQLADSLSLREAAQEEQARRNLEGARAERAALNQQAAELEARAKELDARVRSGGAAAGESDLAARLADAEHTIAGLQSALDSSAGEVDALRLAGEVGPGMLWDAVSRLDRAGRQVGLWRGQTVKYADNQGGLAQHLSKMAGALQRLPEELEKTIKSSSRDLAQGAVELVLASYQARDPNFSPWMALDEFPPGTEDRARAQVRDAADYIVDSFEGSAPRLAFAPNSDEEGNAGGADDSDVEAGDPGASE, encoded by the coding sequence atggcgacttccgaggcagctcacgACGAGACCGCGGGTGCGTCGctcgggcccactccctcgggcgacgctcaggcgacaacttccggggcagctggcgacgaggcagcgggcgcgtcgcttgggcccactccctcgggcgacgctcaggctcAACCAGGTCCGGAGGACATCCCTGCGTctggcacgtccatcggcgggccgagccgcgcggcatcttCTCCGAGGCGACTTTTCCCCACGCCTTCTGCTGCCCTactgagcgcagagccccttctgcaagccttggccgccgcaaacaccacggtgttggacgggttaagtgcccaggtggaggccctgcaggcagagcgggcggagctcgacgccgcgtgggcgcgcgtcgaagaggggcgacgctcggtggaggccatggtggaggtgggccgtaaggctcaccgccggcatgtctcggagcttgaaacccGTAAGCAGGTGCTGGCGGAGATtgccaaggaagtggaggaggagcggggggctgccctcattgccaccaccgtaatgaacgaggcgcaggacaccctccgccttcaatacgggagctgggaggcggagctagggaagaagctcgacgccgcccagggggtgcttgacgctgccgctgcccgagaacagcgggcggcggagaccgaagcggcgtcccggcggcgcgaagaggccctcgaggcgcgcgccatggcgctggaagagcgcgcctgcgtcgtggagagggatctggcggaccgcgaggccgctgtcaccatccgggaagcgacgctggcggcgcacgaggctgcctgcgccgaagaagagctcgcgctccgcctccgcgaggacgcgctcaccgagcgggagcgagctctcgagggggccgaggccgcggcgcaacagctggcggacagtctgtccctccgcgaggcagcgcaggaggagcaggcgcgccgcaatctggaaggtgcccgcgccgagagggccgcactgaaccaacaggccgctgaactcgaggcgcgggcgaaggagctggacgcgagggtgcgcagcggcggggcggccgcgggcgaaagcgacttagccgcccgccttgcagatgccgaacacaccatcgccggtCTGCAGAGCGCGCTGGACtcatccgccggggaggtcgatgCCCTCCGCCTGGCAGGCGAGGtcgggcccggcatgctttgggacgccgtctcccgcctagatcgcgccggtcggcaggtgggcctctggagagggcagaccgtaaagtacgccgacaaccagggaggcctcgcccagcacctctcgaagatggccggggctctccaacggctccccgaggagctcgagaagacaattaagtcatcctcgagggacctcgcccaaggagcggtggagctcgtcctggcgagttaccaggccagggaccccaacttctctccatggatggcgctggatgagttccctcctgggaccgaggaccgcgcgcgcgcgcaagttcgggatgccgccgactatatcgtcgacagcttcgagggctcggcccctcggcttgcgtttgcccccaactccgacgaggagggcaatgccggtggtgcagacgacagtgaCGTCGAGGCCGGCGATCCGGGCGCATCGGAATGA